cgaccgatccgcaatttgtactgggcaagcaaaatcgataaatccaacaattacatgagactaaaatataataattgtgtttaaatgtaattatacgtatgatatgtaaaaaaattattacatgtgaaaattaaatgtaacaccttgtttttataaatttgatgtccccgacctctttttacaacaaaaaaccgtgcaattaggcattttttctgctgctgtgttcactcgcgcgactggactcggtctagttaaaaatccgagcgcaactagttttattacccgcgctaatAGATCaattgatcttgtacctaggcagaggcgaaatagtgcgaatgccgcatcccttccgtgttgatcgaagtgtCTATAAGATTTGGATTTTGGTTATAAAATGTATGAAGATGACACCTGTCACCCTACTAATGGGTTTGAGAAATACTATACAGAGTGTGGCTTTCagcacaaaacaaacaaaccttaAGAGTTTCAGATTTGTTTGCACCCCCATTTATGTTCAACGaaaattaagtttataatttggACCGATGCTTGTGCCGCAGAGtctaaaaaaatacatgatataaatatacaaaaatatatacctacactcGAAATATCATGATTACCTACTATGATTACTTACGTATAAATCCTTTAATACGTACTGTATATCTACATGTACTGTATATTACGTATCGTATCGTATATTCATATTTTAGAGAATGGATGTACGTAGGTACTCTATTAAaactgtgtaaataaataaatattataggacattttttgactaagccccacgatAAGCtgtattatttatgtaattaggtacctatttttcttattcgtaggtaggtacctagttttgaATTCCcactaaataaatatgttatgcTAACTCAACACATGTTTGACAATGTCCTGGAAACGTTCATACTTATACTTTTTATAATATACAACTTGGAGGTCATCGTATATTATCTTTAGTaacctaattattttattctctCAAATCCCTCGCATAAAACGGATGTAAATATAACTTACTGCGAGAGTAAGGGACGGTTCTCGTTTAATTTAACACTAATCAAATTTGATCATCAGCAGTTGGAGATACGCCAACATTGAAGAAGTAAACATAACCTTTTCGATAATTGAATAAGTATGTACCGCTCGTACTTCATTCGTCCAAATGTCTTGTGAAAGCTTGTGAATTGTCCACTCACCAACTGAGTTTagctttcatttattttatctatcatTTAGAATACTTGGACCAATGCCAAAGAAACCCCTTTTttcgtataaaataaaacaggaaataaacaaaacataatGAACGAAAAATAAAATCCACTCATCTTTCATTAGCACACACACATTATTTACGAGCACGAAACTATACAAACTTAAGCTATATTCGTAAATATGCTTTGGGCTTATCCTAGGTAACCGCAAGAAACTCAtcgtatttttttgtgtagAAAATATTTAACGTATTTTGAAAAGCGTTATCTAAACTTCACGCGTGCTATAAAATCAAATGATACCTACATTCTACAGTTCGATCATTAAAAACTGTTCAGTAGTATCAACGCTACGATGGAATAAACGCATATAATAAATCTATAAAAATCGATAGCCCTCCATCCTCCAATATGTCATTGCGCAAAACAAGCCCCGATTCGTAAAACGATTTCCATTCTTTAAAAatcatcattttattttacgatACGTTATGTACGACAGAAATCGAATTCAATCCACCTGTCTAAATCTAAACTACTAAGAATACCAGCACAGGCCTCCATAGTGTCGCCTATATGCTCGAACATTTTAATGTAGTATAAATTGCGCATCATATCAATGTTTGGTTTATCTGCGTGGAGTGATTCTCTGCTTGGAACACTCATATATGTATTAGTGTCTTGTGATCGCGCTTCTTCTGCGGGGTTATAAATGCGATCGTGCTCTGAATCAAATTCATCAGCTAACTGACCCAATAACAGCATAACTGTACGATATTTAGATTTCCGAAGGTCGTCGCCTTCATACCATGGTTTCAAGAAATCTCTATGCGATGTCCGTAGTAATTCATAGTACTTCATTCTTTCGTCGAATTCCTTTCTTAACATCTGCTCTCTCCAACTTCGTATTGATAGATCCCATTCTTCATCTCCTTTCATTTCCGCATAATAATCTTTCATTTTGGCTACCTCAGTTTGGTGATAGAAACAAACCGGATTCTTCATGATAAATATTTCAGCTTCTAGAAAATAATTCTTGTATGGATATATTTCCGGTTGAACAGCTACCGCCCTCGATATAGCctcatttattatttgtaaTGCATCAAATTGGATTGACTTAATGTCGATTTTCGATTTGAGTTGTACAATTGCCATATTTGTTGTTATGTAATCTTCTGTAGAATCTGCTAGTAAATTAATCACAAGTTTATCTGTAATAGTATCAAAGAAACAAATGTTGCATAAGCTTAATTCCCAATATTCTTTGTAAATACCAGGTTTTTCAGATACAAACGTGAAAAACACATATTTCTCTTGACCAGGTGTCAGTATATcttcatttttattaaaaaagaaaatttgGACTTCGTCTTCAGGTATAAAGGGGAtaggttttttaaattttttccagCAGTATCTAATTGTGACAGTGCCGAGATTTTGTAGATATAATTTACTTCTGCCAGCCCTGGTTACTGGGGTATTAAAGTAATATGTCCAGGAAGTACAATTTTCGTGCCATGGCTCCTTTTGTTTTTGCTTTAAATCCGTCAAGTTCTGCTCGGGCGCTTCTttaagaaaaattgtattgtttaCTCTTAACGCGTATACCGCATGGAGATTATCACACGCAGGATTATTGTCAAGAGTTTCCGTTACATGAGGTAATATTGGTTTCTTTTTTGGTGGTGGCGGTGGGTTGATACCTTTAACCATTAAATTGCCCATTTCCGGTCTGGAACAAAATTATGTATACTTataactttattaattttttaatttttaatttaattttaattaaaatttaatttaataatttaatttaatttttttaaatttaatcacCACAATGGTGTTTAATAAAGTGATAACTGATGCCATGACGTTTCCAAATACATAGTGGCAAAGCATAAGCAGCCATGAAATGCTTACAATCAAATGTACAACGAAGGCTGCAAAAATTTCTAACACGATCTTATTTTAGACACATAAgaacgtgtcacatatttttggccAAATTAGGCACCGTGCGTATATGTATCTTATCGTACCGTACATTAggaaagtataaaataaagttaccTGAATGgatctattttcaaaatactattCTGCAATTCTTTTTCTCGCCTCTCTCTATACTGATTATATTCACGATCTAACTGTTCGCATTGTACCCGATGATGTACACCGGCGTAGCCCAGTTCGGTAGCTTTAATGTGGGCAGGAACGTCAATGTGCTCAATTTTTCGAGGACGACCCATTTCAGCTCGTGTTCTCTGGATTTCATAAACTGGCTCGCAGTAACATCTTTGTTTCAGTCTTTGTGCTTGCTCCCACAAACTGTCTCTTACTCCAACTTTATGTGGTATTTTAGCTTCTTCAAGAGCGAGTTTTCTTTCTCTATCCGGCCGGACGTTTTCGTATAAGTTCATAACTAAATCGGCAGGCGGCCGCCGGGTTTGTTTGGACAATTTACTTGTTTCTTCCTTTCTTATTGTTATCCATTTTTCCCATACCAATAATTCATTATCGGGGTCAATCGGATATGTTTTTGGATGTTTCTTTTGATTGGGTATCATAATAATAGGTTTTTGATGTATTTATAGATTTAACTTAGAACGGCTTATATTGACATTGCTGGTATAATTTTGACAATTTAAATATCGAAATGATTGAACCTTTTTATTCATATATAAACTCTCTAATTATAAATCTTACCACGTATAGGTTTGACTATGActagggcatgcagtaccggttCCGGTACCGAGAATTTCATTTCCCGGTTCTGGGCACGGCCGGtaccgggattcccggttcttcccggttcttaggatattatatattttttaagaaattagtttttttaagtCTATTACAATCCTTATGAATGAATAAattctatataaataattaaaatttcatAAGTATTATTGAATGCCATAAATGAAATCAGTATAATACTAATTTAACCCATGACTACATTTGGAGACTGACCATTCCTACCCATATTATAAACATCATCCGCCGCGACTCTAGAAATTATCCACATTCAATACAAATATTGACCAAATTTTAAGAGACACTTCAACAAAATCCAGAACGTTACATTCACATCCTC
This portion of the Cydia amplana chromosome 7, ilCydAmpl1.1, whole genome shotgun sequence genome encodes:
- the LOC134649488 gene encoding MYCBP-associated protein-like — its product is MIPNQKKHPKTYPIDPDNELLVWEKWITIRKEETSKLSKQTRRPPADLVMNLYENVRPDRERKLALEEAKIPHKVGVRDSLWEQAQRLKQRCYCEPVYEIQRTRAEMGRPRKIEHIDVPAHIKATELGYAGVHHRVQCEQLDREYNQYRERREKELQNSILKIDPFRPEMGNLMVKGINPPPPPKKKPILPHVTETLDNNPACDNLHAVYALRVNNTIFLKEAPEQNLTDLKQKQKEPWHENCTSWTYYFNTPVTRAGRSKLYLQNLGTVTIRYCWKKFKKPIPFIPEDEVQIFFFNKNEDILTPGQEKYVFFTFVSEKPGIYKEYWELSLCNICFFDTITDKLVINLLADSTEDYITTNMAIVQLKSKIDIKSIQFDALQIINEAISRAVAVQPEIYPYKNYFLEAEIFIMKNPVCFYHQTEVAKMKDYYAEMKGDEEWDLSIRSWREQMLRKEFDERMKYYELLRTSHRDFLKPWYEGDDLRKSKYRTVMLLLGQLADEFDSEHDRIYNPAEEARSQDTNTYMSVPSRESLHADKPNIDMMRNLYYIKMFEHIGDTMEACAGILSSLDLDRWIEFDFCRT